A stretch of Arachis hypogaea cultivar Tifrunner chromosome 15, arahy.Tifrunner.gnm2.J5K5, whole genome shotgun sequence DNA encodes these proteins:
- the LOC112749862 gene encoding uncharacterized protein, which translates to MLFMCRPPSILQFPKILGSLAKTNHCSTAISLFQQLQSRKMEKKREIVELYRERLDNTLASPHMTNYHMLKNLVQTQLLHSSKQQGRTEFGFQRWEWLMVDEVQNDQTATA; encoded by the exons ATGCTCTTTATGTGTCGCCCTCCATCCATCCTTCAATTCCCCAAGATTTTGGGATCTCTTGCCAAGACCAACCATTGCTCCACCGCCATTTCCCTTTTTCAGCAATTGCAATCCAGG aagatggagaagaaaagagagattGTGGAGCTGTATAGGGAGAGGCTGGACAACACTCTTGCCTCACCTCATATGACAAATTATCACATGCTCAAAAACCTTGTTCAGACTCAACTCTTGCATTCTTCAAAACAACAAG GAAGGACTGAGTTTGGTTTTCAGAGGTGGGAATGGCTGATGGTTGATGAAGTACAAAATGATCAAACTGCAACtgcttaa